The sequence below is a genomic window from Candidatus Poribacteria bacterium.
CGGTAACAACAATTAGTTCGGAAAAACCCCGTCTCGCGTATTCTGCGTAAGTGTAATCAGGGATAGAGCGAATCACTTCCTCACCACCAAAAAGATATGTAAACTGAATCCCACAGAAGAGAGTGTAGACAGCGTTCACCATCACCAAAACCGTAACAACGATCGTAGTGTCCCAGCCCCCTGTATCCCCCTCAGCAGGTGCTGACACCTCTTCCACTTTAGCCTTTAATACGACCGCCAAATAACCGAATAGTAACACTGTGATAATCCCAATAACTCCCACATGCTCAGCGAAAGGGATAGAACCGATAAATTCTAAGGGCTTAACAATATCGGCGACAAAATTCTGAAAAACTGTATCGGCCTCCGCAAGCAATGCGATAACAATGACTAAGAGGGGCGCAGAGATTATCAAACCAATAAAGATGTGTTTGAGAGTCTTACGCTTCTCAGGCGCAATTCGTTCGGCAACCCTCGCGAGCGAAATGAGTTCCAAGAATATCTTGGGGGTATTGCCAAAAATTTGACGGAACAATTTTCCTAAAAAACGGACGATGGATCGAACACTAGACCACTCATATCTATAAACAAGTAGCGTCGTCTGAAGAAGCAGGAGCAGTGGGATCAGGACAGAGTTGAGAGCAAGTAACACCGGGTTTGAATGGAGGGCGAACGCTGCCGAGAGCAAAAAAATAGGGATAAACAGAAACCAACCAAAGTCAATTTGGAATGAGATCCGCCTGCGTGAAGCAACCCAAAATAAGCAATAGAAAACGACGACAAACAACGGGTATGAAATTCCGATCGCCTTTTCATAAAACAGGTAGTCAAAAACGATCCCTGCTACGAGCGCGAGTATCGCAAATAATCGAATCTCCCGCGCTGTGATGTTTGTGCATCCCATACTTTACCCTCACTATTCATCATTTTATCAAAAAACCCTTTAGGTCTAAGCCCCAAGCATTTATGCTTGGGATACAGATTGTAGGTAAAAAATGGTATAATTCTTTCGGCTTTCGTGGGGGATTTCAACCACTAACAACCTCGTTAGTGTCCCCCACACCTCGTTGAAAAGGCATGAGAGCCAGAAAGCTGACCTTCATGAAAACCTACAAGTTCAAGATGTATAGCAATCACGGTAATCGTGAGTTGCACAAAACGATAGATGGACACGCTTTTGTTTGGAATCATTGCGTTGCGCTTCAGCGTCGTTACCACGCCATCTATGGAAACCAGTATATCAGCAAGTTTCGGTTGATAAATCACATTTCTAAACTGAAACGCACCCAACGCTTTGCCCACTGGCATCAACTACCGAGCCAAGCGATACAAGACGTGGCATCTCGTATAGATAAAGGCTACCA
It includes:
- a CDS encoding DUF4173 domain-containing protein, which translates into the protein MGCTNITAREIRLFAILALVAGIVFDYLFYEKAIGISYPLFVVVFYCLFWVASRRRISFQIDFGWFLFIPIFLLSAAFALHSNPVLLALNSVLIPLLLLLQTTLLVYRYEWSSVRSIVRFLGKLFRQIFGNTPKIFLELISLARVAERIAPEKRKTLKHIFIGLIISAPLLVIVIALLAEADTVFQNFVADIVKPLEFIGSIPFAEHVGVIGIITVLLFGYLAVVLKAKVEEVSAPAEGDTGGWDTTIVVTVLVMVNAVYTLFCGIQFTYLFGGEEVIRSIPDYTYAEYARRGFSELIVVT